One genomic window of Arvicola amphibius chromosome 4, mArvAmp1.2, whole genome shotgun sequence includes the following:
- the Proca1 gene encoding protein PROCA1 isoform X1, producing the protein MWVRTTLTIKRWTEEKSGCKTDIWDESESTDISRFPSWKRRHLASVESSSDVSSFSSEGDCEDTDRCCWKHQQCVIHPFSDCGHHKQHMHTVRHCNCESRLKDCSEKTNTSSSRDVGPTCSRDGCATCFNIIHTPCFELIPEEECVERIWYRWCKRYRPLSLAVIHHPHSIHHTCRTGDPNEEEEEEEEEGEEEEEETPPPSPTQLCPTDIPTDPDIRPVTRAPDSAAPITIWRSESPTNKSQEGKVIKKIKKKKEKEKDEEMVDEKAKQKKNVKKGKLTKKKSPMKSESSPPELVRTSESSPESREEPESEDSYERNKEGRFNENIVESTSPKKKEKSTAQTKKNGTKTLQNKKTSKRKSPPVSNPNLS; encoded by the exons ATATAAGCAGGTTTCCCAGCTGGAAGAGAAGACATCTGGCTAGTGTGGAGTCCAGCAGTGAtgtgtcttccttctcctctgaaG GTGACTGCGAGGACACTGACAGGTGCTGCTGGAAACACCAGCAGTGTGTCATCCACCCCTTCTCGGACTGTGGCCATCACAAGCAGCACATGCACACCGTCAGACACTGCAACTGTGAATCTAG GCTGAAGGACTGCTCAGAGAAGACAAATACTAGCAGCTCCCGAGATGTAGGCCCGACCTGCTCCAGAGATGGGTGTGCAACCTGCTTCAACATCATCCATACCCCTTGCTTTGAACTCATCCCAGAGGAAGAGTGTGTGGAGCGGATCTGGTACAGGTG GTGCAAACGCTACAGACCCCTCTCTCTGGCAGTAATCCACCATCCCCATTCCATCCATCATACATGTAGGACAGGTGACccaaatgaggaggaagaggaagaggaggaggagggggaagaggaggaggaagagacccCACCTCCCAGTCCAACTCAGTTGTGTCCCACTGACATACCTACTGACCCAGACATCAGGCCAGTCACCAGGGCTCCCGACTCAGCAGCGCCCATCACCATCTGGCGTTCTGAGAGCCCCACAAACAAGAGTCAGGAGGGCAAGGTCatcaagaagataaagaagaaaaaggagaaagagaaagacgaGGAGATGGTGGACGAAAaggcaaaacagaagaaaaatgtcaagaaGGGCAAGTTAACTAAGAAGAAAAGCCCAATGAAATCAGAGTCTTCCCCTCCAGAACTAGTCAGGACATCAGAGTCCAGCCCAGAAAGCCGAGAAGAGCCAGAGAGCGAGGACAGTTATGAACGGAATAAAGAGGGGCGCTTCAATGAAAATATTGTGGAATCAACATCgcccaagaagaaagaaaagagcaccGCCCAAACCAAAAAGAATGGGACAAAGACCTTACAAAACAAGAAGACGAGCAAGAGAAAATCTCCCCCAGTGTCCAACCCCAATCTCAGTTGA
- the Proca1 gene encoding protein PROCA1 isoform X2, which translates to MWVRTTLTIKRWTEEKSGCKTDIWDESESTGDCEDTDRCCWKHQQCVIHPFSDCGHHKQHMHTVRHCNCESRLKDCSEKTNTSSSRDVGPTCSRDGCATCFNIIHTPCFELIPEEECVERIWYRWCKRYRPLSLAVIHHPHSIHHTCRTGDPNEEEEEEEEEGEEEEEETPPPSPTQLCPTDIPTDPDIRPVTRAPDSAAPITIWRSESPTNKSQEGKVIKKIKKKKEKEKDEEMVDEKAKQKKNVKKGKLTKKKSPMKSESSPPELVRTSESSPESREEPESEDSYERNKEGRFNENIVESTSPKKKEKSTAQTKKNGTKTLQNKKTSKRKSPPVSNPNLS; encoded by the exons GTGACTGCGAGGACACTGACAGGTGCTGCTGGAAACACCAGCAGTGTGTCATCCACCCCTTCTCGGACTGTGGCCATCACAAGCAGCACATGCACACCGTCAGACACTGCAACTGTGAATCTAG GCTGAAGGACTGCTCAGAGAAGACAAATACTAGCAGCTCCCGAGATGTAGGCCCGACCTGCTCCAGAGATGGGTGTGCAACCTGCTTCAACATCATCCATACCCCTTGCTTTGAACTCATCCCAGAGGAAGAGTGTGTGGAGCGGATCTGGTACAGGTG GTGCAAACGCTACAGACCCCTCTCTCTGGCAGTAATCCACCATCCCCATTCCATCCATCATACATGTAGGACAGGTGACccaaatgaggaggaagaggaagaggaggaggagggggaagaggaggaggaagagacccCACCTCCCAGTCCAACTCAGTTGTGTCCCACTGACATACCTACTGACCCAGACATCAGGCCAGTCACCAGGGCTCCCGACTCAGCAGCGCCCATCACCATCTGGCGTTCTGAGAGCCCCACAAACAAGAGTCAGGAGGGCAAGGTCatcaagaagataaagaagaaaaaggagaaagagaaagacgaGGAGATGGTGGACGAAAaggcaaaacagaagaaaaatgtcaagaaGGGCAAGTTAACTAAGAAGAAAAGCCCAATGAAATCAGAGTCTTCCCCTCCAGAACTAGTCAGGACATCAGAGTCCAGCCCAGAAAGCCGAGAAGAGCCAGAGAGCGAGGACAGTTATGAACGGAATAAAGAGGGGCGCTTCAATGAAAATATTGTGGAATCAACATCgcccaagaagaaagaaaagagcaccGCCCAAACCAAAAAGAATGGGACAAAGACCTTACAAAACAAGAAGACGAGCAAGAGAAAATCTCCCCCAGTGTCCAACCCCAATCTCAGTTGA
- the Proca1 gene encoding protein PROCA1 isoform X3 has product MHTVRHCNCESRLKDCSEKTNTSSSRDVGPTCSRDGCATCFNIIHTPCFELIPEEECVERIWYRWCKRYRPLSLAVIHHPHSIHHTCRTGDPNEEEEEEEEEGEEEEEETPPPSPTQLCPTDIPTDPDIRPVTRAPDSAAPITIWRSESPTNKSQEGKVIKKIKKKKEKEKDEEMVDEKAKQKKNVKKGKLTKKKSPMKSESSPPELVRTSESSPESREEPESEDSYERNKEGRFNENIVESTSPKKKEKSTAQTKKNGTKTLQNKKTSKRKSPPVSNPNLS; this is encoded by the exons ATGCACACCGTCAGACACTGCAACTGTGAATCTAG GCTGAAGGACTGCTCAGAGAAGACAAATACTAGCAGCTCCCGAGATGTAGGCCCGACCTGCTCCAGAGATGGGTGTGCAACCTGCTTCAACATCATCCATACCCCTTGCTTTGAACTCATCCCAGAGGAAGAGTGTGTGGAGCGGATCTGGTACAGGTG GTGCAAACGCTACAGACCCCTCTCTCTGGCAGTAATCCACCATCCCCATTCCATCCATCATACATGTAGGACAGGTGACccaaatgaggaggaagaggaagaggaggaggagggggaagaggaggaggaagagacccCACCTCCCAGTCCAACTCAGTTGTGTCCCACTGACATACCTACTGACCCAGACATCAGGCCAGTCACCAGGGCTCCCGACTCAGCAGCGCCCATCACCATCTGGCGTTCTGAGAGCCCCACAAACAAGAGTCAGGAGGGCAAGGTCatcaagaagataaagaagaaaaaggagaaagagaaagacgaGGAGATGGTGGACGAAAaggcaaaacagaagaaaaatgtcaagaaGGGCAAGTTAACTAAGAAGAAAAGCCCAATGAAATCAGAGTCTTCCCCTCCAGAACTAGTCAGGACATCAGAGTCCAGCCCAGAAAGCCGAGAAGAGCCAGAGAGCGAGGACAGTTATGAACGGAATAAAGAGGGGCGCTTCAATGAAAATATTGTGGAATCAACATCgcccaagaagaaagaaaagagcaccGCCCAAACCAAAAAGAATGGGACAAAGACCTTACAAAACAAGAAGACGAGCAAGAGAAAATCTCCCCCAGTGTCCAACCCCAATCTCAGTTGA